Proteins encoded by one window of Dialister pneumosintes:
- a CDS encoding zeta toxin family protein, translating into MAMPYGEHRIKELQQSADITPRGIQLEVNAEIFHLIYNLIWNTQDIHSINYNDLTVLHNLWKETIQESSRIEQRKGYYIPMEHQIEMLHNAYVIERKYISDQVFTMRVPCKITPDLIEEEYKHSSLAFESLFSKKIWPSAIWNKTGNHSMPMAFIVLGQPGSGKTRLSSRLFEDWNYNIIDASADAFIGFHPYYKELISKYSQYTLFQTSKQRDLLSQLTIDASIKNRYHLLYESAFLENISIPDLIASLKSSGFCVWVILRTCSKKESWQSIHQLFLQQRLKAPGISRMITKAHHNNSCSAFLTFADKIIKQNLMDRLIIQSSKGLVYDSDDLPTERAIDILIERLSSN; encoded by the coding sequence ATGGCTATGCCCTATGGAGAGCATCGAATAAAAGAATTACAACAATCTGCAGATATCACCCCGAGGGGAATTCAATTAGAAGTCAATGCAGAAATTTTTCATCTTATTTACAACTTAATTTGGAATACACAGGATATCCATTCCATAAATTATAATGATTTAACTGTTTTACATAATTTATGGAAAGAAACAATACAAGAGTCTTCACGTATTGAACAACGCAAAGGATATTATATTCCTATGGAGCATCAAATAGAAATGCTTCATAATGCCTATGTCATTGAACGTAAATATATATCTGATCAAGTTTTTACGATGCGTGTACCTTGTAAGATAACACCTGATTTAATTGAGGAGGAATATAAACATTCTTCTCTTGCTTTTGAAAGCCTTTTTTCTAAAAAAATATGGCCATCTGCTATATGGAACAAAACAGGTAATCATTCTATGCCTATGGCATTTATTGTTTTGGGACAACCCGGCTCAGGTAAAACACGCTTGTCTTCCAGATTGTTCGAAGATTGGAACTATAACATTATTGATGCCAGTGCGGATGCTTTCATAGGCTTTCATCCTTATTATAAAGAATTAATAAGCAAATATAGTCAATACACTTTATTTCAAACTTCGAAGCAGCGTGACTTATTATCACAACTTACCATAGATGCTTCAATAAAAAATCGTTATCACTTATTATATGAAAGTGCATTCTTAGAAAATATTTCCATTCCGGATTTAATTGCTAGTTTAAAATCCAGTGGATTTTGTGTATGGGTTATACTTCGCACTTGCTCTAAAAAAGAAAGTTGGCAATCTATACATCAACTATTCTTGCAACAACGATTAAAAGCACCGGGTATTTCTCGTATGATAACCAAAGCACATCATAATAACTCTTGTTCTGCATTCCTTACCTTTGCAGATAAAATTATAAAACAAAATTTAATGGATCGACTTATCATACAAAGTTCTAAAGGTCTTGTATATGATAGTGACGATTTACCAACTGAGCGAGCTATAGATATTCTTATAGAACGACTATCCTCCAATTAA
- a CDS encoding WG repeat-containing protein — MKLKEKLWISCTMAMFSYLLLGQTSYAEYGTTTATRIQREEHSESISVHTENSTTQTTESSTHIGVGVPSINISIPNIVIDKETLSKIDVQRRNALASYKATYSKTEDGHFQEHGYLARIKKGKKWGIVGTDGQLTMDPTYKILIPKENGVLYVGNKKKELSYVDGNNNPVTYEKKSEDALIPFKEKGLYGFKDSKGHIVIKPVYKRIVTEFSEGIAFVITAGGHQIAINTEGTEIFNAPYEVVMPFQYGVAEYRRSVNTFKGSTFLSSIISNIIYDTETDRFNSYTPVYNGIKRGYLNHEGEIVIDSKNDVVYPMTPYGTIVQNNGLTSFITADGQVLIPPGHYTVGSIHITDGYLVLRDDFSKKYGVFELIYGKQVVPFLYDDIQLLGQNRFIAKHNYATYLVDSTNGRLIATLPVNQKAVPFDDGEYTWIFMGSSNFAIIDSEGHIVFRDSDITDAGPFKHGYSPVKKNKKWGVIDTKGTWIIEPQYDDVEIL, encoded by the coding sequence GAAAATTCTACTACGCAAACTACTGAATCTTCTACACATATAGGAGTGGGCGTTCCTTCTATTAATATTTCGATTCCCAATATAGTTATAGATAAGGAAACATTATCTAAGATAGATGTGCAACGTAGAAATGCGTTAGCTTCTTATAAAGCGACATATAGTAAAACGGAGGACGGGCATTTTCAGGAACATGGCTATTTAGCTCGTATAAAAAAAGGTAAGAAATGGGGAATTGTCGGAACGGATGGGCAACTTACCATGGATCCAACATATAAGATTTTAATTCCTAAAGAGAATGGTGTTTTATATGTTGGTAATAAGAAGAAGGAACTCAGCTATGTAGATGGGAACAATAATCCGGTAACCTATGAAAAAAAATCTGAAGATGCTTTGATACCTTTTAAAGAAAAAGGCTTATATGGGTTTAAAGATAGTAAGGGTCATATCGTTATTAAACCTGTATACAAACGAATTGTTACAGAGTTTAGTGAAGGAATTGCTTTTGTAATAACGGCAGGCGGACATCAAATTGCCATTAATACAGAAGGAACAGAAATTTTTAATGCACCTTATGAAGTAGTAATGCCTTTCCAATATGGCGTAGCAGAATACCGAAGAAGTGTAAATACTTTCAAAGGAAGTACTTTTTTAAGTTCTATTATAAGCAATATTATTTATGATACGGAAACCGATCGATTTAATAGTTATACACCGGTGTATAATGGAATTAAACGTGGTTATTTAAATCATGAAGGCGAAATTGTCATTGATAGCAAAAATGATGTAGTATATCCGATGACACCTTATGGAACTATTGTACAGAATAATGGATTGACTTCCTTTATTACGGCTGATGGCCAGGTATTAATTCCACCGGGGCACTATACTGTGGGAAGTATTCATATAACAGATGGTTATTTGGTTTTACGTGATGATTTTTCAAAAAAATATGGTGTTTTTGAACTCATATATGGAAAACAAGTAGTACCATTTCTTTATGATGACATACAACTTCTTGGGCAAAATCGTTTTATTGCTAAGCATAATTATGCTACTTACTTGGTTGACAGTACCAATGGACGTTTAATAGCAACACTTCCTGTAAATCAAAAAGCAGTACCCTTTGACGATGGTGAATACACTTGGATTTTCATGGGGAGCAGTAATTTTGCAATTATAGATAGTGAAGGACACATTGTATTTAGAGATAGTGATATTACAGATGCAGGTCCTTTTAAGCATGGATATAGTCCGGTTAAAAAGAATAAGAAGTGGGGCGTAATCGATACTAAAGGAACATGGATTATTGAACCGCAATATGATGATGTAGAAATTTTATAA